Proteins found in one Gemmatimonadota bacterium genomic segment:
- a CDS encoding DUF790 family protein, producing the protein MLTGDLLRVRFRKGQIQLPYIDEASGDHLGVAETLIRAFDGHVGGSRQELDEELADITGAGTEFLFHRGLSKLLKDRCTFAAASPVDPVELRSEIFDSAAAAYRNTDQVRIDREAVLAEAAKSAGIEAKEVDQAFYADLKAAERLESFKSCTPEWLLGRYNVALAQAALFRATELDLHVEGETPARYRDLFRKLKFFRLLHEIRQTGPGAYHIHIDGPMALFKSSQRYGLQIAQFLPAVLHCGNWRIAASVTWGARRREGVFTLTPETGLKPIGPSTGQWIPEEVAWLEERFGRLKTVWRMAAGSEIIDLGGRGVLVPDYVFTHPAAGTKVYLDFLGFWRSSAVRTRLDLLRRHGPPNLILAISDDLAVDDESSSGLPGEVYRFRRTPVARDILGILDAMTAETPGESPATLDLFDH; encoded by the coding sequence ATGCTGACGGGCGACCTGCTCCGCGTCCGGTTCCGCAAGGGACAGATCCAGCTTCCCTACATCGACGAAGCGAGCGGGGACCACCTGGGCGTGGCCGAAACGCTGATCCGCGCCTTCGACGGCCATGTAGGCGGATCCCGGCAGGAACTCGACGAAGAACTCGCGGATATCACGGGTGCGGGAACGGAATTCCTGTTTCATCGCGGCCTGAGCAAGCTGTTGAAGGATCGCTGCACGTTCGCGGCCGCTTCGCCCGTCGACCCGGTGGAACTGCGAAGCGAAATCTTCGATTCAGCGGCGGCGGCTTACCGGAACACGGACCAGGTCCGCATCGACCGGGAGGCCGTTCTGGCCGAGGCGGCGAAATCGGCCGGCATCGAAGCAAAGGAGGTCGACCAGGCCTTCTATGCCGATCTCAAGGCGGCCGAGCGGCTGGAGTCTTTCAAGTCCTGCACCCCGGAGTGGCTCCTGGGCAGGTACAACGTCGCGCTGGCCCAGGCCGCCCTGTTCCGGGCGACGGAACTCGACCTGCATGTCGAGGGCGAGACCCCGGCCCGTTACCGCGACCTCTTCCGGAAGCTGAAGTTCTTCCGGCTGCTCCACGAGATCCGGCAGACCGGTCCGGGGGCATACCATATTCATATCGACGGCCCCATGGCGCTCTTCAAGTCCTCCCAGCGCTACGGACTGCAGATCGCCCAGTTTCTTCCCGCGGTCCTGCACTGCGGGAACTGGCGGATCGCCGCTTCCGTGACCTGGGGCGCCAGGCGCCGGGAGGGCGTGTTCACGCTCACTCCCGAAACGGGACTCAAACCCATCGGCCCTTCCACGGGCCAGTGGATACCCGAGGAGGTGGCCTGGCTCGAAGAACGGTTCGGCCGGCTGAAAACGGTCTGGCGCATGGCTGCCGGATCGGAAATCATCGACCTCGGAGGCCGGGGCGTACTGGTCCCCGATTATGTCTTTACCCATCCGGCCGCAGGGACGAAAGTGTACCTGGATTTCCTCGGTTTCTGGCGTTCCTCGGCGGTCCGGACGCGTCTCGACCTACTCAGGCGCCACGGCCCTCCCAACCTGATCCTGGCGATTTCCGACGATCTCGCCGTGGACGACGAATCCTCGTCGGGGCTGCCGGGTGAGGTGTACAGATTCCGGCGGACGCCCGTGGCCCGCGACATCCTCGGAATCCTCGACGCCATGACGGCTGAGACCCCTGGAGAATCTCCGGCGACGCTGGACCTGTTCGATCACTGA
- a CDS encoding VCBS repeat-containing protein — translation MAMSSPPSTSVSSSWITRGFEAFRRGAFSNGGQNLYVSRAGVLQRIHQFDLDRDGHVDLVFCNSQNHGEKPPVTLYHEVLGRTTSRFLPSDGARTGVVADLNGDGYDDLVVGMFYNGIRRDLNAFLYYGGPDGLGEGRVQYLPAPCCTSVAAGDFDGDGRPDLAFVSGGRLRLFPQTALGFEPKGYRDLDIEADQAASCDVDGDGFADLVIRTARGDVRVYWGGPDGIVPERSSDVSVDADPPDRPDQADQADQADQDLDGYPEEVDPAVPLVSVLRIRGVPHVFVARTDAVYLVPFEGGRVAGTPVRLSCRNAFAAAAGDLAGDGRCSLVVACRDRHGGEECSWLYHDGNEGGYSDQNRTAIPSRYACDAAVGDLDGDGRSEIVICQTHTPESYTSESLAYRWGRDGLAPPRVLETHDARRVLLVRMARASDDPLPQTVFINQFSRNLRGDIPVCVYHGGPDGFDPEHRQEVPGWGAVEALRCDLNDDGLPDLILANASENSVRQDPGSYVYYNGEGRFGSEPDVRLPTVRAHGVCCADLDRDGYLDLVFCGFDNPDIVIFYGGQDGFDYGRTERIRLEYEGVVYKDPRWIFLVDLNGDGWLDLVVPQIADDYSFILWGGPEGFSMDRCQALSVWHGACARAADLSGNGYPDLVIGGHEPSIGAPHDSFVHIYWNGPDGLREDRRTLLPSNAVNAMSIMDFNGNGLLDLFVCSYHDNRVRDIDSYIYWNRAGRGFSADDRTRLFTHSASGCVAADFDGDGRVDLAVAYHKVEGDHVGHSAVWWNGPDGFDARRVTRLPTTGPHGMTAVQTGNMLDAGPEEYYVSAPHEIPRGQAVAGIDWEAECGPGTWVHAQVRWADSVEALARSAWHGAGGAGTWYETPQPVRDKGAGPWVQYRLALGAKNGGSTPRVTEVRLETG, via the coding sequence ATGGCCATGTCCTCCCCTCCTTCCACTTCCGTCTCATCGTCATGGATTACCCGGGGTTTCGAGGCCTTCCGCCGGGGCGCCTTCAGCAATGGCGGCCAGAATCTCTACGTGTCGCGAGCGGGGGTGCTGCAACGCATTCACCAGTTCGACCTGGACCGCGACGGCCACGTAGACCTCGTCTTCTGCAACAGCCAGAACCACGGTGAAAAACCTCCGGTCACCTTGTATCATGAGGTACTCGGACGGACCACCTCCCGGTTCCTGCCCTCCGACGGGGCAAGAACGGGGGTCGTCGCCGACCTGAACGGGGATGGATACGACGACCTGGTCGTCGGCATGTTCTACAATGGCATCCGGCGGGATCTCAACGCGTTCCTGTACTACGGTGGCCCGGACGGACTCGGCGAAGGGCGTGTGCAGTACCTGCCCGCGCCCTGCTGCACTTCGGTGGCCGCAGGGGATTTCGACGGCGACGGCAGGCCGGATCTGGCCTTCGTTTCCGGCGGTAGGTTGCGGCTGTTTCCTCAGACGGCGCTGGGGTTCGAGCCGAAGGGCTACCGGGACCTGGATATCGAGGCAGACCAGGCCGCGTCCTGCGACGTGGACGGCGACGGGTTCGCCGACCTGGTCATCAGGACCGCCCGGGGGGATGTCCGGGTATACTGGGGCGGCCCGGACGGAATCGTGCCGGAACGATCATCCGACGTCTCCGTCGATGCCGACCCGCCGGATAGACCGGACCAGGCTGACCAGGCTGACCAGGCTGACCAGGACCTCGACGGCTATCCCGAAGAGGTCGATCCCGCTGTCCCGCTGGTCTCCGTGCTCCGGATCCGGGGTGTGCCCCATGTATTCGTCGCGCGGACAGATGCGGTCTATCTCGTGCCTTTCGAAGGGGGACGAGTGGCCGGGACGCCGGTCCGGCTATCCTGCCGGAACGCCTTCGCCGCCGCCGCGGGCGACCTGGCCGGCGACGGACGATGCAGCCTGGTCGTGGCCTGTCGGGACCGCCACGGCGGGGAGGAATGTTCGTGGCTGTACCACGACGGGAACGAGGGCGGGTACAGCGATCAGAACCGCACGGCGATCCCCAGCCGTTACGCCTGCGATGCGGCCGTTGGGGACCTGGACGGAGACGGCCGGTCCGAGATCGTGATCTGTCAGACCCATACGCCGGAAAGCTATACATCGGAATCCCTGGCGTACCGCTGGGGCCGGGACGGGCTGGCGCCGCCGCGCGTCCTCGAGACCCATGACGCCCGGCGGGTGCTGCTGGTCCGCATGGCCCGCGCATCGGACGATCCCCTTCCGCAGACCGTTTTCATCAACCAGTTCAGCCGGAACCTGAGGGGCGACATCCCCGTCTGCGTCTATCACGGCGGTCCCGACGGGTTTGACCCTGAACACCGCCAGGAAGTGCCGGGGTGGGGCGCGGTGGAAGCGCTCCGGTGTGACCTGAACGACGACGGGTTGCCCGACCTGATCCTGGCCAACGCGTCCGAGAACTCGGTCCGCCAGGATCCGGGGTCCTACGTATACTACAACGGGGAAGGGCGATTCGGGAGTGAACCGGACGTGCGCCTGCCGACCGTGCGGGCTCACGGGGTCTGTTGCGCGGACCTGGACCGGGACGGATACCTGGACCTCGTCTTCTGCGGATTCGATAATCCGGATATCGTCATCTTCTACGGCGGACAAGACGGCTTCGACTACGGACGAACGGAGCGCATCCGCCTCGAATACGAAGGTGTCGTGTACAAGGATCCGCGCTGGATCTTCCTCGTCGACCTGAACGGCGACGGCTGGCTCGACCTGGTCGTGCCGCAGATCGCCGACGACTACAGTTTCATCCTTTGGGGCGGGCCAGAAGGCTTCAGCATGGACCGGTGCCAGGCGCTTTCCGTGTGGCACGGCGCCTGCGCCCGGGCGGCGGACCTCAGCGGGAACGGGTATCCCGACCTGGTCATCGGTGGACACGAGCCGTCGATCGGGGCGCCCCACGACTCCTTCGTACACATCTACTGGAACGGTCCCGACGGGCTACGCGAGGACCGCCGCACCCTCCTGCCGTCCAACGCGGTGAACGCCATGTCCATCATGGACTTCAACGGGAATGGCCTGCTCGATCTCTTCGTCTGCTCCTACCACGACAACCGCGTGCGGGACATCGATTCCTACATCTACTGGAACCGTGCCGGCCGGGGATTCTCGGCCGACGACCGCACCCGGCTGTTCACCCATTCCGCGTCGGGCTGCGTGGCCGCGGATTTCGACGGAGACGGCCGCGTCGACCTCGCCGTCGCCTATCACAAGGTCGAGGGCGACCATGTCGGCCATTCCGCCGTCTGGTGGAACGGTCCCGATGGTTTCGACGCCAGGAGGGTCACCCGGCTGCCCACGACCGGCCCCCACGGCATGACCGCCGTGCAGACGGGAAACATGTTGGACGCGGGTCCGGAAGAATACTATGTCTCGGCGCCGCACGAGATACCCCGGGGACAGGCCGTGGCCGGCATCGACTGGGAAGCGGAATGCGGCCCGGGCACCTGGGTGCATGCCCAGGTCCGGTGGGCGGACTCGGTGGAAGCACTGGCACGATCGGCGTGGCATGGCGCCGGGGGAGCGGGCACCTGGTACGAAACACCCCAGCCGGTACGGGACAAAGGCGCGGGACCGTGGGTACAGTACCGGCTCGCGCTGGGCGCGAAAAACGGGGGAAGCACCCCGAGGGTCACGGAAGTCCGGCTGGAAACGGGCTGA
- a CDS encoding aminoglycoside 6-adenylyltransferase, whose amino-acid sequence MRPGHLGACPGPVGGLGGSTGTIGVAWRRGSGHLVRNTPAGTGQRRGTVGTVPARAGREKRGKHPEGHGSPAGNGLTDQVGGWITGEQSMRKASEVFDEIQRWAEADDQIRGLVLSSGRVDGNDTVDLLSDYDVIVYVRDLEPYKRDDNWLEAFGSVMTCSPPLPTLFDDVRIGRMVIYDDGVRIDWSIANAESMHDLNGEPEPYRVLLDKDRIVHDPILPYHSAYHVIRPTKDEYDELVADFWWDIIYVAKALWRDELYWAKHMNRKVHSPFLEKVIEWNIGMKNDWSVTTNKHGRWFKRYLDPGTWAEIESTYSGADLDQNWDALFNATRLFRRLAVTVAEGLDFDYPHETDRRVTAYMGKIRRLDPDAEDFV is encoded by the coding sequence ATGCGGCCCGGGCACCTGGGTGCATGCCCAGGTCCGGTGGGCGGACTCGGTGGAAGCACTGGCACGATCGGCGTGGCATGGCGCCGGGGGAGCGGGCACCTGGTACGAAACACCCCAGCCGGTACGGGACAAAGGCGCGGGACCGTGGGTACAGTACCGGCTCGCGCTGGGCGCGAAAAACGGGGGAAGCACCCCGAGGGTCACGGAAGTCCGGCTGGAAACGGGCTGACGGACCAGGTCGGCGGATGGATCACCGGAGAACAGAGCATGCGCAAGGCGTCGGAAGTCTTCGATGAGATACAACGCTGGGCGGAAGCGGACGATCAGATCAGAGGACTGGTCCTGTCGAGTGGCCGGGTCGATGGAAACGACACGGTCGACCTGTTGTCGGATTACGACGTGATCGTGTACGTCAGGGACCTGGAACCCTACAAACGGGACGATAACTGGTTGGAAGCGTTCGGATCCGTGATGACGTGCTCGCCGCCCTTGCCAACCTTGTTTGATGACGTCAGGATTGGCCGCATGGTGATCTATGACGATGGCGTACGGATCGACTGGAGCATCGCGAACGCTGAATCCATGCACGACCTCAACGGCGAGCCCGAACCTTACCGGGTGCTGCTGGATAAGGACCGTATCGTACATGACCCCATACTGCCCTATCACAGCGCCTACCACGTTATAAGACCTACGAAGGACGAATACGACGAACTGGTTGCCGATTTCTGGTGGGACATCATCTATGTGGCCAAGGCCCTGTGGCGCGATGAACTCTACTGGGCAAAGCACATGAACAGAAAAGTTCATTCCCCTTTTCTTGAAAAAGTCATCGAATGGAATATCGGCATGAAAAACGACTGGTCGGTTACGACCAACAAACACGGCCGCTGGTTCAAGCGTTACCTGGACCCCGGGACATGGGCGGAAATCGAGTCCACGTATTCGGGAGCGGATCTGGATCAAAACTGGGATGCCCTGTTTAATGCGACCCGGCTGTTTCGGCGTCTTGCCGTTACCGTCGCCGAAGGGTTGGATTTCGACTATCCTCACGAAACCGACCGGCGCGTCACGGCGTACATGGGGAAGATCAGGCGGCTGGACCCGGACGCCGAGGACTTCGTGTGA
- a CDS encoding aldehyde dehydrogenase family protein, which translates to MKALLEKLNIEALNAGACTGMDGWIHGEGPILTSYNPTTGDPIAGVRQATPEVFDRVIEHARATFDTWRALPAPKRGDMVRDLGNVLRAYKEPLGELVSLEMGKIRVEGMGEVQEMIDICDFSVGLSRQLYGLTIASERPSHRMSEQWHPLGVIGIITAFNFPVAVWSWNASLASVCGDVTVWKPSGQTPLTAVATQHLCNRVMADHGVDGVFNLAIGRGSDVGNLILDDERIPLVSFTGSTATGRTVAARVASRFGRSILELGGNNAIVVTEHADLELAVPGIVFGAVGTAGQRCTSTRRIIGHKSLTTTLIDRLARAYAQVPMGDPIDDGTLMGPLVTADAVDDMMQAIEQAKAEGGEVVTGGKHRPDLGPHFVEPTIIRMPTQSEIVKRETFAPILYILEYETLDEAIDLHNNVPQGLSSAIFTDSLREAERFLSATGSDCGIANVNIGTSGAEIGGAFGGEKETGGGRESGSDAWKAYMRRQTNTVNWSTDLPLAQGIEFDTVGSDGD; encoded by the coding sequence ATGAAGGCACTGCTTGAAAAACTGAACATCGAAGCCTTGAACGCCGGGGCCTGTACGGGGATGGACGGCTGGATACACGGGGAGGGACCGATCCTGACGTCGTACAACCCCACGACCGGCGATCCGATCGCAGGCGTGCGGCAGGCGACGCCCGAGGTCTTTGACCGGGTGATCGAACACGCCCGCGCCACCTTCGATACCTGGCGAGCGCTGCCCGCGCCGAAGCGGGGGGACATGGTCAGGGACCTGGGCAACGTCCTGCGGGCGTACAAGGAACCACTGGGCGAGCTCGTCTCCCTGGAGATGGGCAAGATCCGCGTGGAGGGCATGGGGGAAGTCCAGGAGATGATCGACATCTGCGATTTCTCCGTCGGCCTTTCCCGCCAGTTGTATGGACTGACCATCGCGAGCGAGCGGCCGAGTCACCGCATGAGCGAGCAGTGGCACCCCCTGGGCGTGATCGGCATCATCACCGCCTTCAATTTCCCCGTGGCGGTCTGGTCGTGGAACGCTTCCCTGGCCTCGGTGTGCGGCGACGTCACCGTATGGAAGCCGAGCGGTCAGACACCGCTGACGGCCGTGGCCACGCAGCACCTGTGCAACCGGGTCATGGCCGACCACGGGGTGGACGGCGTGTTCAACCTGGCCATCGGCCGCGGCAGCGACGTGGGGAATCTCATCCTCGATGACGAACGCATACCGCTCGTATCCTTCACGGGTTCGACCGCGACGGGCAGGACCGTGGCCGCACGGGTCGCGTCCCGGTTCGGTCGCAGCATACTGGAGCTGGGCGGCAACAACGCGATCGTCGTCACCGAGCACGCCGATCTCGAACTCGCCGTACCCGGCATCGTCTTCGGCGCCGTGGGTACGGCAGGACAACGGTGCACCTCGACGCGTCGCATCATCGGGCACAAAAGCTTGACGACGACGCTGATCGATCGATTGGCCCGCGCCTACGCGCAGGTGCCCATGGGAGATCCCATCGACGACGGCACGCTCATGGGACCGCTGGTCACGGCCGACGCCGTGGACGACATGATGCAGGCCATCGAGCAGGCGAAGGCCGAGGGCGGCGAGGTGGTCACCGGCGGAAAACACCGTCCGGACCTGGGACCGCACTTCGTCGAACCGACGATCATCCGCATGCCCACCCAGTCGGAAATCGTGAAACGGGAGACCTTCGCGCCGATTCTGTATATCCTGGAATATGAAACCCTGGACGAGGCCATAGACCTCCACAACAACGTGCCCCAGGGGCTTTCCAGCGCCATCTTCACCGACAGCCTGCGCGAGGCGGAGCGGTTTCTCTCCGCGACGGGGTCGGACTGTGGCATCGCGAACGTGAACATCGGCACGTCGGGCGCTGAGATCGGCGGAGCCTTCGGGGGCGAGAAGGAGACGGGCGGCGGCCGCGAATCGGGCTCGGACGCCTGGAAAGCCTACATGCGCCGCCAGACCAATACCGTCAACTGGTCCACCGATCTCCCGCTGGCCCAGGGGATCGAGTTCGACACCGTCGGATCAGACGGTGACTGA
- a CDS encoding phytanoyl-CoA dioxygenase family protein codes for MSSNGAFIIDKNLGARLDESQADLTRVNADGKDVVPPTDEQKYLFDKDGWLLIPGVLSEAECAEMRAFCLQLHHDPESIPERERSALGGPLQSLTDHPRVVGFMNEFLAYPGLSNQICYGFRQESATLFYREAGDGEFGPHNGNGMLRLPGDSHLYHCIPGKANSALTRVVWELNPVEEGNGTLLVTGSHKSVFPTPSSIQSPDSPIWDTYTCPAGSLMFFTEALTHSGRPWVSEKYPRVAIFSCYNSVNSRWHNWDPHPELLASMPPLRQTLYRGVYAGNNLVGGVML; via the coding sequence ATGTCATCCAACGGAGCGTTTATCATCGACAAGAACCTGGGCGCGCGCCTGGATGAATCCCAGGCCGATCTGACCCGGGTGAATGCCGACGGCAAGGATGTGGTCCCGCCGACAGACGAACAGAAGTACCTGTTCGACAAGGACGGCTGGCTTTTGATCCCCGGGGTGCTTTCCGAAGCCGAATGTGCGGAGATGCGGGCGTTCTGCCTGCAGCTGCACCATGATCCGGAATCCATTCCCGAACGGGAGCGGTCGGCGCTCGGCGGTCCGCTGCAAAGCCTGACGGATCATCCGCGGGTGGTGGGGTTCATGAACGAATTCCTGGCCTATCCCGGCCTGTCCAACCAGATCTGCTACGGTTTCAGGCAGGAATCGGCCACTCTGTTCTACCGGGAAGCCGGCGACGGCGAGTTCGGGCCCCACAACGGGAACGGCATGCTGCGGCTCCCCGGCGACTCCCATCTCTACCACTGCATTCCCGGGAAGGCCAACTCCGCGCTGACCCGGGTGGTCTGGGAGTTGAACCCGGTGGAGGAGGGGAACGGCACGCTCCTGGTAACCGGCAGCCACAAGTCCGTCTTTCCCACGCCGTCCTCCATCCAGTCGCCGGACTCGCCGATCTGGGATACATATACCTGTCCGGCTGGATCGCTGATGTTCTTCACCGAGGCCCTGACGCACAGCGGAAGGCCGTGGGTCAGCGAGAAGTATCCGCGCGTCGCCATTTTCAGCTGCTACAACTCCGTAAACTCCAGGTGGCACAACTGGGATCCCCATCCGGAGCTGCTCGCCTCCATGCCGCCCCTGCGCCAGACGCTCTACCGCGGCGTCTACGCGGGGAACAATCTGGTGGGAGGCGTGATGCTATAG
- a CDS encoding aminotransferase class III-fold pyridoxal phosphate-dependent enzyme: MNSTSSAARRGPGNPPTRSGPPMVTDVRRAISPTGAGTTTMTIPGSRPPLSAISENRPRFSPEEAGELALSLYGVSGALRALPSERDQNFRMTAGDGKVFVLKISGAGERHGILDLQHAALEHLAAHYEEAAWPRVCRTGDSEAITRVDGHDGRHHLVRMLTYVDGRPLCDARPHSPGLLNHLGAFLGRLTRAFAGFSHEEKQSELIWNMDNGPDVVRRHAGLIPDAGRREMVMDFCEAYEQAVGPWLDTLPRQFIHNDANDQNVLVSLVSRIRQVRPEDPASSELEVAGLIDFGDMVHSCALFEPAVAAAYVMLGKAEPLAAAARVVAGYHAEHPLTDLELKLLHHCAVMRLCMSVAISAHQQVAEPENAYLSVSEKNAWDLLEKLEDVPPSFAEYLFRDACGLPPCPQTPGIEGYLSSKRGDFAPVMGPTVDLSTALVFDLSVSSPDRALLGGSIGVDDLTREVFRRMEETGAEAGIGRYDEARQVYTAGQFTLDSDEMPERRTIHLGMDIFLPAGSPVFAPMEGKVHSFRNNTQPLDYGPCIILEHVAEEREGTEEPEGTTGTAGSAPTFYTLYGHLSVESLTGLFEGKRIEKGERFATLGDPAVNGGWPPHLHFQIVSDMLGKQGDFPGVGGPSQRNVWRSLSPDPNAMLGVPPGAFPPDQRTRQEVLSSRRAHIGRSLSVSYRRPLKIVRGHMQYLYDEEGRAFLDAVNNVPHVGHSHPRVVAASHRQMAVLNTNTRYLHDNLVDYAERLCAKLPEPLRVCFFVNSGSEANDLALRLARAYSGRRDLLILDGAYHGNLTSLVDISPYKFDGPGGEGAPPHVHKVPLPDPYRGPYKGYSPETGARYAERVRERIDSLAEQDRGISAFIAESLPGCGGQIVLPDGYFKEAFGQVREAGGVCIADEVQVGFGRVGSHFWGFETQDAVPDIVTLGKPIGNGHPLGAVVTTPEIAGAFDNGMEYFNTFGGNPVSCAIGLAVLDIIEEEGLQANALEVGGYLLEGLRALEPDHPIIGDVRGMGLYVGVELVLDRDTLEPGGPQASYVANRMRDHGVLISTDGPLHNVLKIKPPLVFNRENADYLLHCLGKVLKEDYLRNRPPVL; encoded by the coding sequence ATGAATTCCACCTCATCGGCGGCCAGGCGTGGCCCTGGAAATCCGCCAACCAGATCGGGCCCTCCTATGGTTACGGACGTACGGAGGGCTATCTCCCCGACTGGCGCGGGAACAACGACGATGACTATACCCGGTAGCAGGCCCCCTCTGTCCGCCATCTCCGAGAATCGGCCCCGTTTCAGTCCTGAAGAGGCCGGTGAACTCGCCCTTTCCCTGTACGGCGTTTCCGGTGCGCTGCGCGCGTTGCCGAGTGAGCGCGATCAGAACTTCCGGATGACGGCCGGCGACGGCAAGGTGTTCGTCCTCAAGATCTCCGGCGCGGGCGAGCGGCACGGCATCCTCGACCTTCAGCATGCCGCCCTGGAACACCTGGCCGCGCACTACGAAGAAGCCGCCTGGCCGCGGGTATGCCGCACAGGGGACAGCGAAGCCATCACCCGGGTCGATGGTCACGACGGACGCCATCACCTGGTACGAATGCTGACCTACGTCGACGGACGGCCCCTCTGCGACGCCAGGCCGCACAGTCCCGGCCTGCTGAACCACCTCGGCGCCTTCCTCGGACGGCTGACCCGCGCTTTCGCCGGTTTCTCCCACGAGGAGAAGCAATCGGAACTCATCTGGAACATGGACAACGGACCGGACGTCGTGCGCCGGCACGCCGGCCTGATCCCCGACGCCGGCCGGCGCGAGATGGTCATGGATTTCTGCGAAGCGTACGAACAGGCCGTCGGGCCCTGGCTCGACACCCTTCCGCGTCAGTTTATCCACAACGACGCCAACGACCAGAATGTCCTGGTCAGTCTGGTCAGCCGGATTCGCCAGGTCCGCCCCGAAGACCCGGCTTCGAGCGAGCTGGAAGTGGCCGGACTGATCGACTTCGGCGACATGGTGCATTCCTGCGCGCTTTTCGAACCGGCCGTGGCCGCCGCCTATGTCATGCTCGGCAAGGCCGAACCCCTTGCGGCGGCCGCCCGCGTCGTGGCCGGGTACCACGCCGAGCACCCGTTGACGGACCTGGAACTGAAACTGCTCCACCACTGCGCCGTTATGCGGCTCTGTATGAGCGTGGCCATCTCGGCCCACCAGCAGGTGGCCGAACCGGAGAACGCCTACCTGTCCGTCAGCGAAAAGAACGCCTGGGACCTCCTCGAAAAACTAGAGGACGTCCCCCCATCCTTCGCGGAATACCTTTTCCGGGACGCCTGCGGACTGCCGCCGTGTCCGCAGACGCCCGGCATCGAAGGGTACCTTTCATCGAAGCGCGGCGACTTCGCGCCGGTCATGGGTCCCACGGTGGACCTCTCCACCGCCCTGGTATTCGACCTCAGCGTGAGCAGCCCGGACCGGGCCCTGCTGGGAGGTTCCATCGGCGTGGACGACCTTACCAGGGAGGTTTTCCGGCGCATGGAGGAAACCGGGGCCGAGGCGGGGATCGGCCGTTACGACGAAGCCCGCCAGGTCTACACCGCCGGGCAGTTTACCCTGGATTCCGACGAAATGCCGGAACGCCGGACCATCCACCTGGGCATGGATATCTTCCTGCCCGCCGGATCGCCGGTCTTCGCGCCAATGGAGGGGAAGGTCCACAGCTTCAGGAACAACACGCAGCCGCTGGACTACGGCCCCTGCATCATTCTGGAACATGTCGCGGAAGAACGGGAAGGCACGGAGGAACCGGAAGGCACGACCGGCACGGCCGGTTCGGCCCCGACGTTCTATACGCTGTACGGGCATCTGAGCGTCGAATCGCTCACCGGACTATTCGAGGGCAAGCGGATCGAGAAAGGGGAACGATTCGCCACGCTCGGGGACCCGGCGGTTAACGGCGGCTGGCCGCCACACCTGCACTTCCAGATTGTCAGCGACATGCTCGGCAAGCAGGGCGATTTCCCCGGCGTCGGCGGACCGAGCCAGCGGAACGTCTGGCGGAGCCTGTCTCCGGACCCGAACGCCATGCTCGGCGTGCCCCCCGGAGCGTTCCCGCCGGACCAGCGGACGCGGCAGGAGGTCCTGTCGTCCCGCCGCGCGCACATCGGCAGGTCCTTGAGCGTCTCCTACCGGCGTCCCCTGAAGATCGTCCGGGGCCACATGCAGTATCTGTACGACGAGGAAGGCCGCGCTTTCCTCGACGCCGTGAACAACGTGCCCCACGTGGGACACAGCCATCCCCGGGTAGTCGCCGCGAGCCACCGGCAGATGGCGGTGCTGAACACCAATACCCGTTACCTGCACGACAACCTCGTGGACTACGCCGAACGCCTCTGCGCGAAGCTGCCCGAACCGCTCCGCGTGTGTTTCTTCGTGAACTCCGGGAGCGAGGCCAACGACCTTGCTCTTCGCCTGGCGCGGGCCTATTCCGGACGAAGGGACCTGCTCATCCTCGACGGGGCCTACCACGGCAACCTGACGTCCCTGGTCGACATCAGTCCGTACAAGTTCGACGGACCGGGTGGCGAAGGCGCGCCGCCTCATGTCCACAAGGTGCCGCTGCCCGATCCCTACCGCGGTCCGTACAAGGGCTATTCGCCGGAAACAGGCGCACGATATGCGGAGCGCGTACGCGAACGGATCGATTCGCTCGCGGAACAGGACCGCGGCATCAGCGCCTTCATCGCCGAGTCCCTGCCCGGCTGTGGCGGGCAGATCGTGCTGCCGGACGGCTATTTCAAAGAGGCATTTGGGCAGGTGCGCGAAGCGGGCGGCGTGTGTATCGCCGACGAGGTGCAGGTGGGATTCGGACGCGTGGGTTCGCACTTCTGGGGATTCGAGACCCAGGACGCGGTTCCGGACATCGTCACCCTGGGAAAACCGATCGGGAACGGCCACCCGCTGGGCGCGGTGGTTACCACCCCCGAGATCGCGGGCGCTTTCGACAACGGCATGGAGTATTTCAATACCTTCGGCGGGAACCCCGTCTCCTGCGCCATCGGCCTGGCGGTGCTGGATATCATCGAGGAAGAAGGGCTCCAGGCCAATGCCCTGGAGGTGGGCGGCTACCTGCTGGAAGGGCTTCGCGCCCTGGAGCCGGACCACCCCATCATCGGTGACGTCCGCGGCATGGGGCTCTACGTGGGCGTGGAACTCGTGCTGGACCGCGACACGCTGGAACCGGGCGGCCCCCAGGCCTCGTACGTGGCCAACCGGATGCGGGACCACGGGGTGCTGATCAGTACCGACGGCCCTCTGCACAACGTCCTGAAGATCAAGCCGCCCCTGGTCTTCAACCGTGAGAACGCCGACTATCTCCTGCACTGTCTGGGCAAGGTACTGAAAGAAGACTACCTGCGGAATCGGCCGCCGGTCCTATAG